The following proteins are encoded in a genomic region of Neospora caninum Liverpool complete genome, chromosome XI:
- a CDS encoding putative dynactin p25, translated as MADPPSSNPDAPPHSSVSGEAQEGLATSQEKKGNSPGEKKEEEGDSPGEKKEEQRDSPVEKKEEQRDSPGEKKEEEGDSPGEKKEEGGDSPGEKKEDEGDSPVEKKEEQRDSPGEKKEEGGDSPGEKKEDEGDSPVEKKEDEGDSPVEKKEEQRDSPGEKKEEQRDSPGEKKEEQRGSPVEKKEEEGDSPGEKKEEQRDSPVEKKEEQRDSPVEKKEEQRDSPVEKKEEQRDSPGEKKEEQRGSPVEKKEEQRDSPVEKKEEQRDSPVEKKEEQRDSPGEKKEEPKGSPQDDSGGKQSLTQAFSSMARTPSLRSEASASPGAGTEMVKRTKRQGSCGTGSSSASNTSQEYVTFASHVPFRSYVSTGGVALELSDDSPGSARKNENQSVPSEKQRHEPRAAVESVKPGGSPEELADSQVVPVSAFVLASSSKDDFSHLPPGVEVIPPPSQPYTPFSCFVTPSLEPPVHYPRADYITTASGNRVGRGTLLFGSQNITLAGRSVVSQGVLLRGDMVSLRFGRYVYLDDNVLVHPSSYRSKGQTLHVPLTVGDYVIVGKNAVLRAVAVGSCVQIGSDCVVGNRCILKDFCKILPGTVLAADTVVPSFTVFGGKPGRMVAELPEGEAMLMKLEAIRKYNLFLPEEE; from the coding sequence ATGGCGGATCCCCCGTCTTCTAATCCTGACGCACCTCCTCATTCTTCGGTCTCTggggaggcgcaggaaggcCTCGCGACTTcacaggagaagaagggcaattcacctggagagaagaaggaagaggaaggcgattcacctggagagaagaaggaagagcaacGTGATTCACCTgtagagaagaaggaagagcaacGTGATTcacctggagagaagaaggaagaggaaggcgattcacctggagagaagaaggaagagggaggcgattcacctggcgagaagaaggaagatgaGGGTGATTCACCTgtagagaagaaggaagagcaacGTGATTCacctggcgagaagaaggaagagggaggcgattcacctggcgagaagaaggaagatgaGGGTGATTCACCTgtagagaagaaggaagatgaGGGTGATTCACCTgtagagaagaaggaagagcaacGTGATTCacctggcgagaagaaggaagagcaacGTGATTCacctggcgagaagaaggaagagcaacGTGGTTCACCTgtagagaagaaggaagaggaaggcgattcacctggcgagaagaaggaagagcaacGTGATTCACCTgtagagaagaaggaagagcaacGTGATTCACCTgtagagaagaaggaagagcaacGTGATTCACCTgtagagaagaaggaagagcaacGTGATTCacctggcgagaagaaggaagagcaacGTGGTTCACCTgtagagaagaaggaagagcaacGTGATTCACCTgtagagaagaaggaagagcaacGTGATTCACCTgtagagaagaaggaagagcaacGTGATTcacctggagagaagaaggaagaaccgAAAGGTTCTCCTCAGGACGACTCAGGGGGAAAACAGTCTTTGACACAAGCGTTTTCGAGCATGGCACGGACAccgtctctccgcagcgaggcctccgcctctcccggaGCAGGCACAGAGATGGTGAAGCGGACAAAGCGGCAGGGCTCGTGTGGGACGGGAAGTTCTTCTGCGTCGAACACCAGTCAGGAATATGTCACGTTTGCGTCTCACGTTCCTTTCCGCTCCTACGTCTCCACTGGAGGCGTCGCCCTCGAACTGTCTGACGACTCTCCCGGCAGTGCGCGCAAGAACGAAAATCAGTCTGTGCCGTCAGAGAAACAGCGCCACGAGCCGAGGGCGGCTGTTGAGTCTGTGAAGCCTGGCGGGTCTCCAGAGGAGTTGGCCGATTCGCAGGTGGTTCCCGTGTCTGCCTTtgttctcgcgtcttcgtcgaaAGACGACTTCTCTCATCTCCCGCCTGGCGTCGAAGTGAtcccgccgccttcgcaACCGTACACGCCGTTTTCCTGCTTCGTCACGCCCTCCCTGGAGCCGCCTGTGCACTACCCGAGAGCCGATTACATCACCACGGCTTCGGGAAACCGGGTGGGCCGCGGAACTCTTCTCTTCGGGTCTCAGAACATCACTCTGGCAGGCCGCTCTGTGGTGTCTCAGGGCGTGCTTTTGCGCGGCGATATGGTCTCCTTGCGCTTCGGCAGATACGTCTATTTGGACGACAATGTTCTCGTCCACCCGAGCTCGTACCGATCCAAAGGGCAAACTCTCCACGTCCCTCTCACCGTCGGGGATTACGTCATTGTGGGGAAGAACGCAGTCCTTCGCGCTGTGGCCGTCGGATCCTGCGTCCAGATCGGCTCGGACTGCGTTGTCGGCAACCGCTGCATTTTGAAGGATTTCTGCAAGATCCTCCCCGGAaccgtcctcgccgccgatACAGTCGTCCCCTCGTTCACAGTCTTTGGTGGGAAACCCGGCAGGATGGTGGCCGAACTccccgagggagaagcgatGCTGATGAAACTGGAAGCCATCCGGAAGTACAACCTTTTTCTGCCTGAAGAAGAATGA